Proteins co-encoded in one Malus sylvestris chromosome 9, drMalSylv7.2, whole genome shotgun sequence genomic window:
- the LOC126583862 gene encoding loganic acid O-methyltransferase-like: MAAAMEDSINVSEAYPMKGGDGPDSYAKNSIEQKVVVDATKELLSKAIKEKLELDMFLPFNTFHIADLGCSVGPNTFFSVENILEAVKFEYQSGGPSSEVPKFQVFFSDKTLNDFNILFNYLPQNRNYYAAGVPGSFHGRLFPKASINFFHSSLALHWLSRVPKDVMDKNSRAWNKGRIHYSNNQDEVLKAYQSQYAEDMDCFLRARALETVHRGLIVLNLLGLPNDIPQSHHLIGNLAIDILGSCLVEMARKGVISEEKVDSFNMPCYFASPQELEVIVERNGCFSAEILEALPQHVSKHGTPSAPTFRAITEGLITQQFGEEILGDLFSLYQQKLEEQISIAESKKSAVIFVVLKRKTN; the protein is encoded by the exons atggcagCTGCAATGGAGGATTCCATTAATGTTTCTGAGGCATATCCAATGAAAGGTGGAGATGGCCCCGACAGCTATGCCAAGAACTCTATCGAACAG AAAGTAGTTGTTGATGCTACCAAAGAACTTCTAAGCAAGGCTATTAAAGAAAAGCTTGAACTGGACATGTTTTTACCATTCAACACCTTCCATATTGCAGATTTGGGTTGTTCGGTTGGGCCTAATACATTTTTTTCTGTTGAAAATATACTTGAAGCTGTGAAATTTGAGTATCAAAGCGGAGGGCCGAGTTCTGAAGtccccaaatttcaagttttcttCAGTGATAAAACCCTAAATGATTTTAACATACTCTTCAATTACCTCCCTCAGAACAGGAACTATTATGCAGCGGGTGTGCCAGGTTCTTTCCACGGTCGCTTGTTTCCCAAGGCTTCCATTAACTTTTTTCACTCTTCATTAGCCCTTCATTGGCTTTCTAGAGTACCAAAAGATGTAATGGACAAAAACAGTCGTGCTTGGAATAAAGGACGAATCCACTACTCAAATAACCAAGACGAAGTATTGAAGGCATATCAATCTCAATATGCTGAGGACATGGATTGTTTCCTCCGTGCCAGAGCACTTGAGACTGTGCATCGAGGATTGATTGTGCTTAATCTATTAGGACTCCCCAATGATATCCCTCAGTCTCATCACTTAATTGGAAATTTGGCTATTGACATTTTAGGATCTTGCCTTGTGGAGATGGCTAGGAAG GGGGTAATTAGTGAAGAAAAAGTAGATTCATTTAACATGCCTTGCTATTTCGCATCTCCCCAAGAACTGGAAGTCATTGTGGAACGAAATGGATGTTTTAGCGCAGAGATATTGGAAGCGTTACCACAGCATGTCTCGAAACATGGCACTCCCAGTGCTCCAACTTTTAGAGCTATCACAGAGGGACTCATCACGCAACAATTTGGAGAAGAAATCTTAGGTGATCTCTTCAGCTTGTATCAGCAGAAACTTGAAGAGCAAATCTCAATAGCTGAGTCAAAGAAGTCAGCTGTCATTTTTGTTGTGCTTAAACGCAAGACAAATTGA